From the genome of Streptomyces sp. NBC_01260, one region includes:
- a CDS encoding TetR/AcrR family transcriptional regulator: MVRAGLTAERLARAGAELADEVGFDQVTVSALARRFDVKVASLYSHLKNSHDLKTRIALLALEELADRGAAALAGRAGKDALRAFADVYRDYAREHPGRYAAAQLRLDPEAAAASAGGRHAQMTRAILRGYDLTEPDQTHAVRLLGSVFHGYVSLEMQGGFSHSAPDSQESWSRTLDALDALLRNWPAP; the protein is encoded by the coding sequence ATGGTGCGTGCAGGGCTGACCGCTGAACGCCTGGCCCGGGCCGGAGCGGAGCTGGCCGACGAGGTCGGCTTCGACCAGGTGACCGTCTCGGCGCTCGCCCGGCGGTTCGACGTCAAGGTCGCGAGCCTGTACTCGCATCTGAAGAACTCCCACGACCTCAAGACCAGAATCGCCCTGCTCGCCCTGGAGGAGCTCGCCGACAGGGGCGCCGCCGCACTGGCCGGGCGAGCGGGCAAGGACGCCCTCAGGGCATTCGCGGACGTCTACCGCGACTACGCCCGCGAGCACCCCGGCCGTTACGCCGCGGCCCAGCTGAGGCTCGACCCGGAGGCGGCCGCCGCCAGCGCCGGCGGCAGGCACGCGCAGATGACCCGGGCCATCCTGCGTGGCTACGACCTGACCGAGCCCGACCAGACGCACGCCGTCCGGCTGCTGGGCAGTGTCTTCCACGGCTACGTCAGCCTGGAAATGCAGGGCGGGTTCAGCCACAGCGCCCCCGACTCGCAGGAGAGCTGGTCACGGACCCTGGACGCCCTCGACGCCCTGCTGCGGAACTGGCCCGCGCCCTGA
- a CDS encoding VWA domain-containing protein — MIIRRRLTVGVGILLATLTAGLGSALPAAADETPTKASPKVELVLDVSGSMRTRDIDGQSRMTAAKQAFNEVLDSVPEQVQLGIRTLGADYPGDDRKVGCKDTKQLYPVGPLDRTEAKTAVATLAPTGWTPIGPALLGAADDLEGGDSTRRIVLISDGEDTCGPLDPCEVARDIAARGIHLVIDTLGLVPNEKIRKQLTCIAEATGGTYTAVQHTDELSGRVKQLVDRAAEPVVTPVAAEGADSCTDAPKLKAGLYTDREKFGEHRWYRVDVLPGQELRASASVFADRAVNNDYGTLLRAVTVHGREIVRGSESGTGRTDAISSGLRYPKPEQDTGDDEPVAETVCLQVSNSFSAPASVKTSPGMPVELTVDVVDGPDNAADVAAFGLGRGWWLLGVLVLTGLIAGLLTGWISRWRIAVWRTNR; from the coding sequence ATGATCATAAGAAGAAGGCTGACGGTCGGGGTGGGTATTCTGCTCGCCACCCTGACCGCCGGGCTCGGCTCGGCGCTCCCCGCCGCGGCCGATGAAACCCCCACCAAAGCGTCCCCCAAGGTCGAGCTGGTGCTCGATGTCAGCGGCTCCATGCGGACCCGCGACATCGACGGCCAGTCCCGGATGACCGCGGCGAAGCAGGCGTTCAACGAGGTCCTGGACTCGGTGCCCGAGCAGGTGCAGCTCGGCATCCGCACCCTCGGCGCCGACTACCCGGGCGACGACCGGAAGGTCGGCTGCAAGGACACCAAGCAGCTCTATCCGGTCGGCCCGCTGGACCGCACCGAGGCCAAGACCGCGGTCGCCACCCTGGCCCCCACCGGCTGGACCCCGATCGGACCCGCTCTGCTGGGCGCCGCCGACGATCTGGAGGGCGGCGACTCCACCCGCCGGATCGTGCTGATCAGCGACGGCGAGGACACCTGCGGCCCGCTCGACCCCTGCGAAGTGGCCCGCGACATCGCCGCACGCGGCATTCACCTGGTCATCGACACCCTCGGCCTGGTGCCGAACGAGAAGATCCGCAAGCAGCTGACCTGCATCGCCGAGGCCACCGGCGGCACCTACACCGCCGTCCAGCACACCGATGAACTCTCCGGCCGCGTCAAGCAGTTGGTCGACCGGGCGGCTGAACCCGTCGTCACCCCGGTGGCGGCCGAGGGCGCGGACAGCTGCACCGACGCCCCGAAGCTCAAGGCGGGCCTCTACACCGACCGCGAGAAGTTCGGCGAGCACCGCTGGTACCGGGTGGACGTGCTGCCCGGCCAGGAGCTGCGCGCCTCGGCCAGCGTCTTCGCGGACCGCGCCGTGAACAACGACTACGGGACGCTGCTGCGAGCGGTGACCGTGCACGGCCGGGAGATCGTCAGGGGTTCCGAGTCCGGCACCGGGCGCACCGACGCCATCTCGTCCGGGCTGCGCTACCCGAAGCCCGAGCAGGACACGGGCGACGACGAGCCGGTCGCGGAGACCGTCTGCCTCCAGGTCAGCAACTCCTTCTCGGCGCCCGCCTCGGTGAAGACCTCTCCCGGTATGCCGGTCGAGCTGACCGTCGACGTGGTGGACGGTCCCGACAACGCGGCCGACGTCGCCGCGTTCGGCCTCGGCCGCGGCTGGTGGCTGCTCGGCGTGCTCGTCCTCACCGGACTGATCGCGGGCCTGCTGACCGGCTGGATCTCGCGCTGGCGCATCGCCGTCTGGAGGACCAACCGATGA
- a CDS encoding ROK family protein → MKSNLTPLGPKADKDTVRRSNLSLVLRAVRDESEGEATRAGVASRVGLTRAAVSSLVEQLLDSGFLTESGKTFSGQAGRPGTALKMARTGPAGLGVEVNIDYVSVCVVDLAGTGRVRLTEHLDNRGAPPAEVLARAARIAARTMESAGEQELFPVGVTLALPGLVSGGAVRQAPNLGWNQVPAQELFAASLADERPGREALTVSSENEANLAALAELWFGGLERIRSFLYLTGEIGVGGALVINGELLRGAHGFAGEIGHVVVDSEGPQCRCGSRGCLEQYAGQAALLRAAGIEETGSGVGIAELERRIRAGDERAVAAVAGAGRMLGRVLSGAVNLLDPDAVVLGGIYRNLMPWLSPPVDRELTDRVVSGLWSPGSGRLRASSVAGDAARGAAALVMTDVLADPVAYAGRTAVR, encoded by the coding sequence ATGAAGAGCAACCTCACGCCGCTGGGGCCCAAGGCCGACAAGGACACCGTCCGGCGCAGCAACCTCAGCCTCGTGCTGCGGGCCGTCCGCGACGAGAGCGAGGGCGAGGCGACCCGGGCCGGGGTCGCCTCGCGGGTCGGGCTGACGCGGGCCGCCGTGTCCTCGCTCGTCGAGCAGCTGCTCGACAGCGGGTTCCTCACCGAGTCCGGCAAGACGTTCAGCGGACAGGCGGGCAGGCCCGGTACCGCGCTCAAGATGGCCCGGACCGGTCCGGCCGGGCTCGGCGTCGAGGTCAACATCGACTATGTGTCGGTGTGCGTCGTCGACCTTGCGGGCACCGGCCGGGTCAGGCTCACCGAGCACCTCGACAACCGGGGCGCGCCGCCCGCAGAGGTACTGGCGCGGGCGGCCAGGATCGCCGCGCGCACCATGGAGTCGGCGGGCGAGCAGGAGCTGTTCCCCGTCGGGGTCACGTTGGCGCTGCCCGGTCTGGTCTCGGGCGGCGCGGTGCGCCAGGCCCCGAACCTGGGCTGGAACCAGGTCCCGGCCCAGGAGCTGTTCGCGGCCTCACTGGCCGACGAGCGCCCCGGCCGCGAGGCGCTGACCGTGAGTTCGGAGAACGAGGCCAATCTGGCGGCGCTGGCCGAGCTGTGGTTCGGCGGGCTGGAGCGGATCCGGAGCTTCCTGTACCTGACCGGCGAGATCGGCGTCGGCGGCGCCCTGGTCATCAACGGCGAGCTGCTGCGCGGGGCGCACGGGTTCGCCGGGGAGATCGGGCATGTGGTGGTGGACTCGGAGGGGCCGCAGTGCCGGTGCGGTTCGCGCGGCTGTCTGGAGCAGTACGCGGGACAGGCGGCGCTCCTGCGGGCCGCCGGTATCGAGGAGACCGGCAGCGGCGTCGGGATCGCCGAACTGGAGCGGCGCATCCGGGCGGGCGACGAGCGGGCGGTGGCCGCGGTCGCCGGTGCGGGCCGGATGCTGGGCCGGGTGCTGTCCGGGGCGGTGAATCTGCTGGACCCCGACGCCGTGGTGCTCGGCGGGATCTACCGGAACCTGATGCCGTGGCTGTCGCCGCCCGTCGACCGGGAGCTGACGGACCGGGTCGTGTCCGGGCTCTGGTCGCCGGGAAGCGGCCGGCTCCGCGCCTCGTCCGTCGCGGGTGACGCGGCACGGGGTGCGGCGGCACTGGTCATGACGGACGTGCTCGCCGACCCGGTGGCGTACGCGGGGCGGACCGCGGTCCGTTGA
- the xylA gene encoding xylose isomerase: MTERFTPTPQDKFTFGLWTVGWQGRDPFGDATRAAIDPVDSVQKLAELGAYGVTFHDDDLIPFGSTDSEREGIVKRFRQSLDAAGLKVPMATTNLFTHPVFKDGGFTSNDRDVRRFALRKVIRNIDLAVELGAQTYVAWGGREGAESGGAKDVRVALDRMKEAFDLLGEYVVDQGYGLRFAIEPKPNEPRGDILLPTVGHALAFIERLERPELYGVNPEVGHEQMAGLNFAHGIAQAIWAGKLFHIDLNGQSGIKYDQDLRFGAGDLRQAFWLVDLLETAGYEGPRHFDFKPPRTEDYDGVWASAAGCMRNYLILKERAAAFRADPAVRDALRASRLDELAQPTAADGVAGLLADRSAYEDFDVTAAAERGMAFEALDQLAMDHLLGVR, translated from the coding sequence ATGACCGAACGCTTCACCCCCACCCCGCAGGACAAGTTCACCTTCGGCCTGTGGACCGTGGGCTGGCAGGGGCGCGACCCGTTCGGCGACGCGACCCGCGCGGCGATCGACCCGGTCGACTCCGTCCAGAAGCTCGCGGAGCTCGGTGCCTACGGTGTGACCTTCCACGACGACGACCTGATCCCGTTCGGCTCGACGGACTCCGAGCGCGAAGGCATCGTGAAGCGGTTCCGTCAGTCGCTGGACGCGGCCGGTCTCAAGGTCCCGATGGCGACGACGAACCTGTTCACGCACCCGGTCTTCAAGGACGGCGGTTTCACGTCCAACGACCGTGACGTGCGCCGGTTCGCGCTGCGCAAGGTGATCCGCAATATCGACCTCGCGGTCGAACTGGGTGCCCAGACGTATGTGGCCTGGGGCGGCCGGGAGGGTGCGGAGTCCGGCGGAGCGAAGGACGTGCGGGTCGCGCTGGACCGGATGAAGGAGGCGTTCGACCTGCTCGGCGAGTACGTCGTCGACCAGGGCTACGGCCTCCGGTTCGCCATCGAGCCCAAGCCGAACGAGCCGCGTGGCGACATCCTGCTCCCGACCGTCGGCCACGCCCTGGCCTTCATCGAGCGTCTGGAGCGCCCGGAACTGTACGGCGTGAACCCCGAGGTCGGCCACGAGCAGATGGCCGGACTGAACTTCGCCCACGGCATCGCCCAGGCGATCTGGGCGGGCAAGCTCTTCCACATCGACCTCAACGGCCAGTCCGGCATCAAGTACGACCAGGACCTCCGCTTCGGCGCCGGCGACCTGCGCCAGGCCTTCTGGCTCGTCGACCTGCTGGAGACGGCGGGCTACGAGGGTCCGCGCCACTTCGACTTCAAGCCGCCGCGGACCGAGGACTACGACGGTGTCTGGGCCTCTGCCGCGGGCTGCATGCGCAACTACCTGATCCTCAAGGAGCGCGCCGCCGCCTTCCGCGCCGACCCGGCCGTGCGGGACGCGCTGCGCGCCTCCCGGCTGGACGAGCTGGCACAGCCCACCGCCGCCGACGGCGTGGCCGGACTGCTGGCCGACCGCTCCGCCTACGAGGACTTCGACGTGACGGCCGCGGCGGAGCGCGGCATGGCGTTCGAGGCCCTGGACCAGCTGGCGATGGACCACCTGCTCGGGGTCCGCTGA
- a CDS encoding DUF4232 domain-containing protein yields MRLSFALTAALTATAAVALTATGASAAPGATPAGTAARPGVCQEKALRISASPGGQRHVARIAVTNRGGSACVVDRIPTVTFRGLDGSAEPVPPAASGAYVLSPGERGYAAVRTAAPGTTEGHVVRTLSVAADPSHLGVTFGAAAVGMDGGIRVWEPVSTLWHTSRAAADRALADATR; encoded by the coding sequence ATGCGTCTGTCCTTCGCCCTCACCGCCGCCCTCACCGCGACGGCCGCCGTGGCCCTGACGGCCACGGGCGCGTCCGCCGCCCCGGGCGCCACCCCAGCCGGTACGGCGGCCCGCCCGGGCGTCTGCCAGGAGAAGGCCCTCAGGATCTCGGCCTCGCCCGGCGGGCAGCGACATGTGGCGCGGATCGCCGTCACCAACCGGGGCGGCAGCGCCTGTGTGGTGGACCGGATCCCGACCGTCACCTTCCGGGGGCTGGACGGCTCGGCCGAGCCCGTGCCGCCGGCGGCGAGCGGCGCCTATGTGCTGTCGCCGGGCGAGCGCGGGTACGCCGCCGTGCGCACGGCGGCGCCGGGTACCACCGAGGGGCATGTCGTGCGCACCCTGTCCGTGGCGGCGGACCCCTCGCACCTCGGCGTCACGTTCGGCGCCGCGGCGGTGGGCATGGACGGCGGAATCCGGGTGTGGGAGCCGGTCTCCACCCTGTGGCACACCTCGCGGGCCGCGGCCGACCGGGCGCTGGCCGACGCGACACGCTGA
- a CDS encoding ThuA domain-containing protein has translation MPPHSSPRILVFTRTADYRHDSIPDGIAAFRALGAEHGFAVDATEDPVVFEDGLYGYAAVVFLSTSGEVLTPAGRAGLRAYCVAGGGFMGVHAAACTEYDWPFYGELLGARFDRHPAFQPGTLVIEDHEHPATAHLGDTWDFADEWYEFRENPRGRVRVLASADASSYEGGTGADHPLVRTREHGAARVFCTALGHAPQAYTDPDFRTHLLGGLRHVMHRPPVSPPA, from the coding sequence ATGCCGCCGCACAGCTCTCCCCGGATCCTCGTCTTCACCCGCACTGCGGACTACCGCCACGACTCGATCCCCGACGGCATCGCCGCGTTCCGCGCACTCGGTGCGGAGCACGGTTTCGCCGTCGACGCGACGGAAGACCCAGTGGTGTTCGAGGACGGGCTGTACGGATACGCGGCGGTGGTCTTCCTCTCCACCAGCGGAGAGGTCCTCACACCCGCCGGGCGGGCCGGGCTCCGGGCGTACTGCGTGGCGGGCGGCGGCTTCATGGGGGTGCACGCGGCGGCCTGCACCGAGTACGACTGGCCGTTCTACGGAGAGCTGCTGGGCGCCCGGTTCGACCGGCACCCCGCGTTCCAGCCGGGCACCCTCGTGATCGAGGACCACGAGCACCCGGCCACCGCCCATCTGGGCGACACCTGGGACTTCGCCGACGAGTGGTACGAGTTCCGGGAGAACCCGCGCGGCCGGGTGCGGGTGCTCGCCTCCGCCGACGCGTCCTCCTACGAGGGTGGCACGGGAGCCGACCACCCCCTCGTCCGGACCCGTGAACACGGCGCGGCCCGGGTCTTCTGCACCGCGCTCGGACACGCCCCGCAGGCCTACACCGACCCGGACTTCCGCACCCACCTCCTCGGCGGGCTCCGCCATGTGATGCACCGGCCCCCGGTCTCCCCGCCTGCGTAA
- a CDS encoding cytochrome P450 yields the protein MSTETGPAVGAEPRGHRIAPGPKGLPLLGNMPQFARNPLAFFERLRGHGDLVQWHFGPNSCVFVADPECIGELLTETERSFDQPALGIAFRTVMGNGVVVARGTEWRRKRSLVQPSVRPKQVRSYAATMAGSTVELADTWSGGERIDVKREMAALTQRIAVRTIFGVDTPADAEAMGRAMDVAQTEIGKEFAGIGALLPDWVPTPGRARIRKAAAVIDAEVGRVVARHRDGGDERPDLLSRLLTAVDETGAHLTDEEIRDETVTLYIGGHETTSSTLVWAWYLLSRNARARAALHEELDRVLGDREPEFDDYARLVYAQAVVKETLRLYPTIWLVTGVAKEGARIGGVAMPKGTRVWSSQWVTHRDERWFPEPEAFRPERWDADAGDEIAEYAWFPFGGGPRVCLGTRFAMVEAVLILAVLARRFELEVDPGTVGPVPTLTLQPDREMLATVRAR from the coding sequence ATGTCCACGGAGACCGGTCCGGCCGTCGGCGCCGAGCCGCGCGGCCACCGGATCGCGCCGGGCCCGAAGGGGCTGCCCTTGCTTGGGAACATGCCGCAGTTCGCCCGGAACCCCCTCGCTTTCTTCGAGCGGCTGCGCGGCCACGGAGACCTGGTCCAGTGGCACTTCGGTCCCAACTCCTGCGTATTCGTGGCCGATCCGGAGTGCATCGGCGAACTGCTCACCGAGACGGAACGCTCCTTCGACCAGCCGGCCCTCGGTATCGCGTTCCGTACCGTGATGGGCAACGGCGTGGTGGTGGCGCGCGGGACCGAGTGGCGGCGCAAGCGCTCGCTGGTGCAGCCCTCCGTGCGGCCGAAGCAGGTGCGGTCGTACGCGGCCACCATGGCGGGCAGCACGGTGGAGCTGGCGGACACCTGGTCGGGCGGTGAACGCATCGACGTCAAGCGGGAGATGGCGGCACTGACCCAGCGGATCGCCGTCCGCACGATCTTCGGCGTCGACACACCGGCCGACGCCGAGGCGATGGGCCGGGCCATGGACGTGGCCCAGACGGAGATCGGCAAGGAGTTCGCGGGGATCGGCGCACTGCTGCCGGACTGGGTGCCGACACCCGGACGGGCCAGGATCAGGAAGGCCGCCGCGGTCATCGACGCCGAGGTGGGCCGGGTCGTCGCCCGGCACCGCGACGGCGGGGACGAGCGCCCGGACCTGCTCAGCCGGCTGCTCACCGCCGTGGACGAGACGGGTGCGCACCTCACGGACGAGGAGATCCGCGACGAGACGGTCACGCTGTATATCGGCGGTCACGAGACGACGAGTTCGACACTGGTGTGGGCCTGGTACCTGCTCTCCCGCAACGCCAGGGCGCGCGCGGCACTGCACGAGGAACTGGACCGGGTGCTCGGGGACCGGGAGCCGGAGTTCGACGACTACGCGCGGCTGGTGTACGCCCAGGCGGTGGTCAAGGAGACGCTGCGGCTGTACCCGACGATCTGGCTGGTCACCGGGGTCGCGAAGGAGGGGGCGCGGATCGGCGGCGTCGCGATGCCCAAGGGCACCAGGGTGTGGAGCAGCCAGTGGGTCACGCACCGCGACGAGCGGTGGTTCCCCGAGCCGGAGGCGTTCCGCCCGGAGCGCTGGGACGCGGACGCGGGCGACGAGATCGCGGAGTACGCCTGGTTCCCGTTCGGCGGCGGCCCGCGGGTCTGCCTGGGGACGCGGTTCGCGATGGTCGAGGCGGTGCTGATCCTGGCGGTGCTCGCGCGCCGGTTCGAACTGGAGGTGGATCCGGGCACGGTCGGCCCCGTGCCGACGCTGACGTTGCAGCCGGACCGCGAGATGCTGGCCACGGTGCGGGCGCGGTAA
- the xylB gene encoding xylulokinase translates to MPPHTVVIGVDSSTQSTKAAFVDIATGRLLAVGRAPHAVTGEAGARETDPEVWWRALRDAVAAGLKESGVPAEAVTGIAVAGQQHGLVVLDADGSPLRPALLWNDTRSAPQAAALTEALGGADAWTARTGSVPVAAMTASKWMWLRENEPATAAAATAIRLPHDFLTERLSGVAVTDPGDASGTCWYSTATGAYDPELLELLSIEPASLPEVASSGAARIGSLTAGAAGALGLPAGIAVAAGTGDNMSAAVGLGLGGAGLLDHPVLSLGTSGTVFAASRTRPASPALSGFAAADGTYLPLACTLNCTLAVDKVAALLGLDRADAAPGGEAVLLPYLDGERTPDLPTASGLLTGLRHDTTPQQLLGAAYEGAVFTVLRALDELLRACGLDPEDPEVAARPLLLIGGGARGHQWVETVRRLSGRPVTVPAGGELVAMGAAALAASAVTGRDPVAIATGWQTGEDPQLAAVERDLATWARIGSVLDRASQPLLGADRPRG, encoded by the coding sequence ATGCCGCCGCATACCGTCGTCATCGGTGTGGACAGCTCCACCCAGTCCACCAAAGCGGCGTTCGTCGACATCGCGACCGGCCGGCTGCTCGCCGTCGGCCGCGCCCCTCATGCCGTCACCGGGGAGGCCGGGGCCCGCGAGACGGACCCCGAGGTGTGGTGGCGGGCGCTGCGCGACGCGGTCGCCGCCGGGCTGAAGGAGTCCGGTGTCCCCGCCGAGGCCGTCACCGGCATCGCCGTGGCGGGCCAGCAGCACGGCCTGGTCGTCCTGGACGCGGACGGCAGCCCGCTGCGCCCGGCGCTCCTGTGGAACGACACCCGCTCCGCCCCGCAGGCCGCCGCCCTCACCGAGGCGCTGGGCGGGGCCGACGCCTGGACCGCGCGCACCGGATCGGTGCCGGTGGCCGCGATGACGGCGTCGAAGTGGATGTGGCTGCGGGAGAACGAACCGGCCACCGCCGCGGCGGCCACCGCGATCCGGCTGCCGCACGACTTCCTGACCGAGCGGCTGTCCGGCGTCGCCGTCACCGATCCCGGCGACGCGTCCGGCACCTGCTGGTACTCCACCGCGACCGGCGCCTACGACCCCGAGCTGCTCGAACTCCTCTCCATCGAGCCCGCGTCGCTGCCCGAGGTGGCTTCGAGCGGGGCGGCCCGCATCGGGTCCCTGACCGCCGGGGCGGCCGGGGCGCTCGGCCTGCCGGCCGGTATCGCCGTCGCGGCGGGCACCGGTGACAACATGAGCGCCGCCGTCGGACTCGGGCTCGGCGGCGCCGGGCTCCTGGACCACCCGGTACTCAGCCTCGGGACCTCGGGCACGGTCTTCGCCGCCTCCCGGACCAGGCCCGCCTCGCCCGCGCTCTCCGGCTTCGCCGCGGCCGACGGCACATACCTCCCGCTGGCCTGCACCCTCAACTGCACGCTCGCCGTGGACAAGGTCGCCGCTCTGCTCGGCCTGGACCGCGCCGACGCCGCACCCGGCGGCGAGGCCGTGCTCCTGCCCTACCTGGACGGTGAGCGCACCCCCGATCTCCCCACCGCCTCCGGCCTCCTCACCGGACTGAGGCACGACACCACCCCCCAGCAACTCCTGGGCGCCGCCTACGAGGGCGCGGTCTTCACCGTGCTGCGCGCGCTCGACGAACTGCTCCGGGCCTGCGGGCTCGACCCGGAAGACCCGGAGGTGGCGGCCCGGCCGCTGCTGCTGATCGGCGGCGGCGCCCGGGGCCACCAGTGGGTGGAGACCGTACGGCGCCTGTCCGGACGGCCGGTGACCGTGCCGGCCGGCGGGGAACTCGTCGCCATGGGTGCGGCGGCCCTCGCGGCGTCGGCCGTCACGGGCAGGGACCCGGTGGCGATCGCCACCGGCTGGCAGACCGGCGAGGATCCGCAACTGGCAGCGGTCGAAAGGGACCTGGCCACCTGGGCGCGGATCGGCTCGGTCCTGGACCGGGCATCGCAACCGCTGCTGGGCGCGGACCGGCCGCGGGGCTGA
- a CDS encoding SGNH/GDSL hydrolase family protein translates to MHTETDWITTPITAGLLRGALDLEHTEHGVRPHRLPARARAQCADGQLAMAEAQPSGVRLVFRTRATGIELDALRTKTAYQGAPPRPDGVYDLLVDGRLAGQESVTGGNVLMVDMTAGTAETRPGPVGTVRFPGLPEGVKDVEIWLPYNETTELVALRTDAPVEPTPDRGRKVWLHHGSSISHGSDAASPTTTWPALAASLGGVELINLGLGGSALLDPFTARAMRDTPADLISVKIGLNLVNTDLMRLRAFTPAVHGFLDTIREGHPTVPLLVVSPVLCPIHEDTPGPSVPDFSNLGEGKLQFKAAGDPAERAAGKLTLNVIREALSGLVEQRSADDPNLYHLDGRSLYGEQDFVELPLPDQLHPDAATHRRMGDRFAALAFAPGGPFTAGRAS, encoded by the coding sequence ATGCACACTGAAACCGACTGGATCACCACGCCGATCACCGCAGGACTCCTGCGCGGGGCGCTGGACCTGGAGCACACCGAGCACGGGGTGCGTCCGCACCGGCTGCCCGCCCGCGCCCGTGCGCAGTGCGCCGACGGGCAGCTGGCCATGGCGGAGGCTCAGCCCTCCGGCGTACGGCTGGTGTTCCGTACCAGGGCCACCGGGATCGAGCTGGACGCACTGCGTACCAAGACGGCCTACCAGGGCGCGCCGCCCCGTCCGGACGGCGTGTACGACCTGCTCGTCGACGGCCGCCTCGCGGGGCAGGAGAGCGTGACCGGCGGCAACGTCCTCATGGTCGACATGACCGCCGGGACCGCCGAGACCCGGCCCGGCCCGGTCGGCACCGTACGGTTCCCCGGCCTGCCCGAAGGCGTCAAGGACGTCGAGATCTGGCTGCCGTACAACGAGACCACCGAACTCGTCGCCCTGCGCACCGACGCCCCCGTCGAGCCCACACCCGACCGGGGCCGCAAGGTGTGGCTGCACCACGGCAGTTCGATCAGCCACGGCTCCGACGCCGCGAGCCCCACCACCACCTGGCCCGCACTCGCCGCCTCCCTCGGTGGAGTTGAACTGATCAACCTGGGCCTGGGCGGCAGTGCCCTGCTCGACCCGTTCACCGCCCGCGCGATGCGCGACACCCCCGCGGACCTGATCAGCGTCAAGATCGGCCTCAACCTCGTCAACACCGACCTGATGCGGCTGCGGGCCTTCACCCCGGCGGTGCACGGCTTCCTCGACACCATCCGCGAGGGGCACCCCACCGTGCCGCTGCTGGTCGTCTCGCCCGTCCTGTGCCCCATCCACGAGGACACCCCGGGCCCGAGCGTCCCGGACTTCAGCAACCTCGGTGAAGGAAAGCTCCAGTTCAAGGCCGCGGGCGACCCAGCGGAACGGGCCGCCGGAAAGCTGACGCTCAACGTCATCCGGGAGGCCCTGAGCGGCCTCGTCGAGCAGCGCTCGGCCGACGATCCGAACCTCTACCACCTCGACGGCCGCAGCCTGTACGGCGAGCAGGACTTCGTCGAACTGCCGCTGCCGGACCAGCTCCACCCGGACGCCGCCACCCACCGCCGCATGGGCGACCGCTTCGCCGCGCTCGCCTTCGCCCCCGGCGGCCCGTTCACCGCCGGCCGCGCTTCCTGA